The following are encoded together in the Leuconostoc mesenteroides subsp. mesenteroides ATCC 8293 genome:
- a CDS encoding MFS transporter gives MKKKLFVATLVSYLGIYITMPVLSAISTKAHMIPSQIGIMISLGAAAMLLFAPIWGKMSDIFGRRIVMIIGLFGMGVFFILYVILFHMSIASSKAVPLFFYGLMGTRFLLGIFMTTTPTAANAYMADISTTKDRAKDMSSLGFATGLAMVLGPIIGGVISTTGNLYLPFYTTIVLLLLFTVIMTAILPKRQVSINETHATDKKETGSKKFFSVKLLSWLLVGCSVMFVVVGLQLLTSLYLHDNIGQTVVQSAKTSSLLFVILGVTLMLTQILQIKVLNFSARKMMIVGIPLLVLGLLLITVASAFWMLVVSYILIGAGAAFGMSSLSAGASLVVSQDQQGAVAGTVAMTQAIAGIVSPLFGSFIYQINIKLPFLFFAAFAILTYLFFLANNSKRENTLS, from the coding sequence ATGAAAAAGAAACTCTTTGTTGCGACACTGGTGTCGTATTTGGGAATTTACATTACCATGCCAGTTTTGTCAGCAATTTCAACTAAAGCACACATGATACCAAGTCAAATTGGTATTATGATTTCTCTCGGTGCTGCGGCAATGTTACTGTTTGCACCAATATGGGGGAAAATGAGTGATATATTTGGTCGTAGAATCGTGATGATTATTGGACTGTTCGGGATGGGGGTATTCTTCATTCTTTACGTGATCTTGTTTCATATGTCAATTGCGTCGTCAAAAGCAGTACCATTATTCTTTTATGGATTGATGGGCACTAGGTTCTTGCTGGGCATATTCATGACAACGACACCAACGGCGGCAAATGCTTATATGGCAGATATTTCAACGACCAAAGATCGTGCAAAAGACATGTCATCCCTTGGCTTTGCAACAGGGTTAGCAATGGTCTTGGGGCCAATTATTGGTGGGGTGATTTCAACAACTGGTAATCTATATTTGCCTTTTTATACAACCATTGTTCTCTTGTTGTTGTTTACCGTTATTATGACGGCTATTTTACCCAAAAGACAGGTGTCAATTAACGAAACACACGCTACCGACAAAAAAGAAACTGGGTCAAAAAAGTTTTTCTCGGTTAAATTATTGAGCTGGTTGTTAGTTGGATGTTCTGTGATGTTCGTTGTGGTTGGGTTACAGTTACTAACATCGCTATATTTACATGACAATATTGGTCAAACGGTTGTTCAAAGTGCGAAGACCTCGTCTCTGCTGTTTGTTATATTAGGCGTAACATTAATGTTGACACAAATTTTGCAAATTAAAGTACTAAATTTTTCTGCTCGTAAGATGATGATTGTCGGAATTCCATTACTTGTGCTTGGCTTGTTATTGATTACTGTAGCTAGTGCCTTTTGGATGTTAGTGGTAAGCTACATTTTGATTGGTGCAGGAGCTGCGTTTGGAATGAGTTCACTATCTGCTGGTGCTTCACTTGTTGTTTCACAGGATCAACAAGGAGCAGTTGCAGGTACTGTTGCTATGACCCAAGCAATAGCTGGAATTGTGTCACCATTGTTTGGTTCATTTATTTATCAAATTAACATAAAGTTACCATTTTTATTTTTTGCTGCGTTTGCGATTTTAACTTATTTATTTTTTCTTGCTAATAATTCAAAACGTGAAAATACATTGAGCTAG
- a CDS encoding acetoin reductase, which yields MVKVAVVTGGGQGIGEGIVKQLASDGFTVAVADLNKDNAVKVAEEVGNDSKGYYVDISSHEDMFKLVDDVVNDFGQLDVFVNNAGIAQIAAIVDAKPDEITKIFNINVNGTIYGIQAAAKQFKKQGRGGKIINACSIAGHQAVELLGIYSATKFAVRGITQAAAKELAKDKITVNAYCPGIVLTPMWDQIDAAMAKIYDRPLGETKQEYIDGIALGRGEEPADVANLVSFLADDKSNYITGQSILVDGGINYV from the coding sequence ATGGTTAAAGTTGCAGTTGTTACTGGTGGTGGACAAGGAATTGGTGAGGGTATTGTTAAGCAACTCGCATCAGACGGTTTCACTGTCGCAGTCGCTGATTTAAACAAAGATAATGCGGTGAAAGTTGCCGAAGAAGTTGGTAATGACTCAAAAGGGTACTACGTTGACATTTCAAGTCATGAGGATATGTTCAAGTTAGTTGATGACGTTGTGAACGACTTTGGTCAATTAGATGTTTTTGTGAACAATGCAGGGATTGCACAAATTGCTGCCATTGTAGACGCTAAGCCTGATGAAATTACTAAGATTTTCAACATCAACGTCAACGGAACAATATATGGTATTCAAGCTGCCGCTAAACAATTTAAGAAACAAGGCAGAGGTGGAAAGATTATTAATGCTTGTTCTATTGCTGGGCACCAAGCCGTTGAGTTGCTAGGTATTTATTCAGCTACCAAGTTTGCGGTACGTGGTATTACACAAGCTGCTGCCAAAGAGCTAGCAAAAGACAAAATTACTGTAAATGCCTATTGCCCTGGTATCGTCTTGACACCAATGTGGGATCAAATTGATGCTGCAATGGCTAAAATTTACGACCGTCCATTAGGAGAGACAAAGCAAGAATATATTGATGGTATTGCATTGGGTCGTGGTGAAGAACCAGCTGATGTTGCTAACCTAGTGTCATTTTTGGCTGATGACAAATCAAATTATATCACCGGTCAATCTATTTTAGTTGATGGTGGGATTAATTATGTATAA
- a CDS encoding sensor histidine kinase, with translation MRKNLDVEMNKHIMMIYRWPMIFWSMMIYFLASYFKTEYGAVQSINSALFFNVVFLHLCLNFFSRTVINFSKKFFISAQFILIVLAGILLIPSEVVLYMGMLPVVGLQLLTLFNIEFKKMALLLVPLQVVFLIIEWVNFGPLMALIVLQASTFLNVIIFLAWRFYQRQVSELVKTQHLLDELQLTYTEVKEISKQNERNRIGRDLHDTLMQGLAGVTMQLEGIKSLMASDKTERASEEIEKTISLSRTTLKEAREIVFDMRKDNSKNINLYDRLELLSKVFYENYGLSVRIKSTSDMRVSEDVYEEVSRIISESLTNVVRHSKTDVAIVKIDMDDQLRISIIDYGVGFNVENGKRKHKHFGLKSIQERVEQLEGKLLVKSHIGEGTEIQIQIPTKLRWQNDQ, from the coding sequence ATGAGAAAAAATCTAGATGTTGAAATGAATAAGCATATCATGATGATATACCGTTGGCCAATGATTTTTTGGAGTATGATGATTTACTTCTTAGCGTCCTATTTTAAAACCGAATATGGTGCTGTCCAATCAATAAACTCTGCATTGTTTTTCAATGTGGTGTTTTTGCATTTGTGTTTAAACTTTTTTAGTAGGACGGTCATCAATTTTAGTAAAAAATTCTTTATTTCTGCGCAATTTATTTTGATTGTTCTGGCAGGTATTTTGCTTATTCCTTCTGAAGTTGTTCTATATATGGGCATGTTGCCAGTAGTCGGTTTACAATTATTGACGTTGTTTAACATCGAGTTCAAAAAAATGGCCTTATTATTAGTGCCACTTCAGGTTGTGTTTCTTATAATAGAGTGGGTTAATTTTGGTCCCTTAATGGCGTTGATTGTATTGCAAGCTTCTACTTTTCTCAATGTAATTATTTTCTTGGCATGGCGATTCTATCAAAGGCAAGTTAGTGAGTTAGTTAAAACTCAGCATTTACTGGATGAGTTACAATTGACCTATACAGAAGTCAAAGAAATTTCGAAGCAAAATGAACGAAACCGTATTGGCCGAGATCTTCATGACACGCTTATGCAAGGGTTAGCCGGCGTGACAATGCAATTAGAAGGAATTAAATCCTTGATGGCATCTGATAAAACTGAACGGGCTAGTGAAGAGATAGAAAAAACGATTTCATTGTCACGAACAACACTAAAGGAAGCACGTGAAATTGTCTTTGATATGCGAAAAGATAACAGCAAAAACATCAATTTATATGATCGACTTGAGTTATTGTCAAAAGTGTTTTATGAAAATTATGGTCTAAGTGTGCGCATAAAAAGCACTTCAGATATGCGTGTTTCTGAAGATGTGTACGAGGAAGTATCTAGAATTATTTCTGAATCGTTGACAAATGTGGTTAGGCATTCCAAAACAGATGTCGCAATTGTTAAAATTGACATGGATGATCAATTACGGATTAGCATTATTGATTATGGCGTTGGCTTTAATGTGGAAAATGGCAAAAGAAAACACAAGCACTTTGGCCTTAAATCAATCCAAGAGCGTGTGGAACAATTGGAAGGTAAGCTATTAGTCAAAAGCCATATAGGTGAAGGGACTGAAATTCAAATTCAAATTCCAACTAAATTGAGGTGGCAAAATGACCAGTAA
- a CDS encoding MMPL family transporter produces MGQLLSKLGRWIYRHAKLTIVAFFITIAVSVGAALSFGIHFDSAGMSIQGSQSERANKLMEKEFPSTRQNGGQVQIVLHSNNGKALTTDKNQQVMAELFQDVQKNSHVKMVILPAMLNSYSKDGMTATARVIYKQKGENVSEKTVDALEKSIKITRHKSIQTELTSNDVTISGMDNGEQAEVVGLAIAFVILAITFASLLVAGIPILSALLGLVTGMMLVLISTNFLSVATFSMSLVGMMGLAVGIDYALFIISRYRQELQQNKSKKDALSAAMSTAGTSVIFAGATVIVALLGMTVLGIDMLSVMGITASLAILTAILTSLTFVPAMLVVLGDRVTGKKPNRLLQFASKMRIEGGWGELVTKYKLLLTMLVVVVLGVIATPFTHINLGLPNDSVKSEKLTERRAYDLMTEAYGEGSQATLVVLLKTDNMVKVSDSVNEIKDLGNVATVSQAMPSKDNDYQMITVIPKTDANAVKTKKLVHKIRDLNQKKGLPRLYVTGSTAINIDMSDALMKALPKFAIIIVLFAFILLTVVFRSLLIPLVAVLGFVLSLGATLGAIVFIAQDGHFINLFGIPAKGAILNFLPVLVIGIMFGLAMDYEVFLVSRIREHYLKTENTRQAVILGMRDSGPAVVAAALIMMAVFSGFIFASDAIVKSMGLVLASGILFDAILVRLILVPATIDLFGKASWYLPKWLDKILPNVKID; encoded by the coding sequence ATGGGGCAATTACTTAGTAAATTAGGACGGTGGATATATCGGCATGCCAAGCTGACAATTGTGGCATTTTTCATAACAATTGCTGTATCAGTTGGTGCGGCTCTTAGCTTTGGTATTCATTTTGATAGTGCGGGGATGTCTATTCAGGGGTCACAGTCTGAAAGAGCTAATAAACTAATGGAAAAGGAGTTTCCAAGTACTAGGCAAAATGGTGGTCAGGTACAAATTGTACTACACTCAAATAATGGTAAAGCATTAACTACTGATAAAAATCAGCAAGTCATGGCAGAACTATTTCAAGATGTACAAAAAAACAGCCATGTCAAAATGGTGATTTTGCCAGCTATGTTAAATAGTTACAGTAAAGATGGCATGACTGCTACAGCTAGGGTGATATATAAGCAAAAAGGCGAAAATGTTTCAGAAAAAACAGTTGACGCATTAGAGAAGTCAATAAAGATTACACGACACAAAAGTATTCAAACAGAACTAACTTCAAATGATGTTACGATTTCAGGTATGGATAATGGTGAGCAGGCTGAAGTGGTTGGCTTGGCTATTGCATTTGTGATTTTAGCAATTACTTTTGCTTCACTATTGGTCGCTGGAATTCCTATTTTATCAGCTCTATTGGGTCTGGTGACTGGTATGATGTTGGTTTTGATTTCAACGAACTTCTTATCAGTAGCAACTTTCTCAATGTCATTAGTTGGAATGATGGGATTGGCAGTCGGAATTGATTATGCTTTATTTATCATTTCACGTTACAGACAAGAATTACAGCAAAATAAATCAAAAAAAGATGCCTTATCGGCAGCGATGTCTACCGCAGGTACGTCGGTGATATTTGCTGGGGCAACAGTCATTGTCGCTTTATTAGGTATGACAGTCCTTGGCATTGATATGCTCTCAGTGATGGGTATTACTGCTTCTTTGGCCATTCTTACTGCAATTTTAACTTCCTTGACTTTTGTACCAGCGATGCTGGTCGTATTAGGTGATCGAGTTACCGGCAAAAAGCCAAACCGATTGTTACAATTTGCAAGTAAAATGCGCATTGAAGGTGGTTGGGGTGAGCTAGTAACCAAATATAAGTTACTATTAACAATGTTGGTGGTCGTGGTACTGGGTGTTATTGCAACACCATTCACACATATTAACCTTGGACTACCTAACGATTCGGTTAAGTCAGAAAAACTAACTGAACGACGCGCATATGATTTGATGACAGAAGCCTATGGCGAGGGTAGTCAAGCAACATTGGTCGTGTTACTAAAAACAGATAACATGGTAAAGGTGAGCGATAGTGTTAATGAGATTAAAGATTTAGGAAATGTAGCCACTGTTTCACAAGCTATGCCAAGTAAAGATAACGATTATCAGATGATTACGGTCATTCCCAAAACGGATGCCAATGCTGTTAAAACTAAGAAGCTCGTTCATAAGATACGTGACTTGAATCAAAAAAAGGGTTTGCCAAGGTTGTATGTTACAGGATCTACTGCCATCAATATCGATATGTCTGATGCATTAATGAAGGCTTTGCCAAAGTTCGCAATTATTATCGTGCTATTCGCATTCATTTTGTTGACAGTCGTATTTAGATCCTTGCTGATTCCATTGGTTGCGGTGCTAGGATTTGTGTTATCATTAGGGGCAACATTGGGCGCTATTGTGTTTATAGCACAAGATGGCCACTTCATTAACTTGTTTGGTATTCCAGCCAAGGGCGCAATACTTAATTTCTTACCAGTTCTTGTTATTGGTATTATGTTTGGATTAGCTATGGATTATGAAGTCTTCTTGGTCAGTCGAATTCGCGAGCACTATCTAAAAACAGAGAACACTAGGCAGGCAGTAATCTTAGGCATGCGAGATAGTGGACCAGCTGTCGTGGCGGCGGCACTTATTATGATGGCGGTCTTCTCTGGATTTATTTTCGCTAGTGATGCCATTGTAAAGTCGATGGGATTAGTATTAGCATCTGGAATCTTGTTCGATGCGATATTGGTAAGACTAATTCTTGTACCAGCTACAATTGATCTGTTTGGAAAGGCGAGTTGGTACCTGCCAAAATGGTTGGATAAAATATTGCCTAACGTAAAAATCGATTAA
- a CDS encoding GNAT family N-acetyltransferase, protein MLRLEKMTATHFDDYMSRSIKEYALEKVQAGSWTQEDSLGNAKLTYDRLLPDGLNTPDNFLFSIINDDNVIGYIWLGADSENKNIAFIFDFEIYDTYQNNGFGSQAIALASTKAKALGFTSIGLHVFGTNSRAIHVYEKTGFEITDIKMQKKL, encoded by the coding sequence ATGTTAAGATTAGAAAAAATGACAGCAACGCATTTTGATGACTATATGAGTAGATCAATCAAAGAATACGCTTTGGAAAAAGTGCAAGCTGGTAGTTGGACACAGGAAGATTCGCTGGGTAATGCAAAACTAACATATGACCGACTATTGCCAGATGGATTAAACACTCCAGATAACTTTCTCTTCTCCATTATCAATGATGACAACGTTATTGGCTATATTTGGCTTGGAGCAGACAGTGAAAACAAGAACATCGCTTTTATTTTTGACTTTGAAATTTACGATACCTATCAAAATAATGGTTTTGGCTCTCAAGCCATTGCACTAGCTTCCACAAAAGCAAAAGCGCTGGGGTTCACCTCAATTGGCTTACATGTTTTTGGTACTAATTCTCGCGCTATACATGTTTACGAGAAAACTGGCTTTGAAATAACTGATATAAAGATGCAGAAAAAACTATAA
- a CDS encoding FAD-binding oxidoreductase, translating into MTDSDNQQKWPALPATLSNIAVTKNSGKYESVSSNYFKVGHPRLVFMAENDEQVSHVVEYAGNVQRFVGHQIPFSVRSGGHGITNYSVNDGGIIIDLSQMNQVNILDEAKGLVKVQAGAVWGDVADKISKADLVLSSGDFGDTGVGGLATSGGLGLLVRKQGLTTDQILGATIITADGKKRNVNKEENSDLFWAIRGGGSQVGIVTEFIFQADKVEPAKSGQRVPIGLQKLSYNVFDLSHFLFAWHSWITTATEDMSSLLMLTKNDSNSSIISVQATNIWCGEKTDLCEKYFTDALNIAKVEKQDESNLSYHTLVQAPHLPHEGANNVYVKNVLLTKIDDHLLNALHTMLKSSAVMGIEVRAIDGPINQLSPDFDAWSFREATLFVAMWGDITQSGLLNQLFKPLQEHGCGVYGAYSSDTSKSETTKAWSRDTRERLQKVVKKYDSKHIINQSRYA; encoded by the coding sequence ATGACAGACAGTGATAATCAACAGAAATGGCCAGCGTTACCCGCCACATTAAGTAACATAGCAGTTACAAAAAATAGCGGTAAGTACGAGTCTGTTAGTTCTAATTATTTTAAGGTAGGGCATCCTAGATTAGTATTCATGGCTGAAAATGATGAACAAGTTTCGCACGTGGTTGAGTACGCTGGAAATGTGCAGCGTTTTGTTGGACATCAAATTCCTTTTTCTGTTCGTAGTGGTGGGCACGGCATAACTAATTATTCAGTTAATGATGGTGGTATCATTATTGACCTATCACAGATGAACCAAGTAAACATACTTGATGAGGCTAAAGGTCTTGTTAAAGTCCAAGCCGGTGCAGTTTGGGGTGACGTGGCTGACAAAATTAGTAAAGCCGATTTAGTTTTGTCTAGTGGTGACTTTGGCGACACCGGCGTTGGTGGTTTAGCAACTTCCGGTGGGTTAGGTTTACTCGTGCGGAAACAAGGATTGACCACTGATCAAATACTAGGTGCAACTATCATTACCGCTGATGGCAAGAAGCGTAATGTTAACAAAGAAGAAAATAGCGACCTATTTTGGGCAATTCGTGGCGGAGGTTCACAAGTCGGTATCGTTACTGAGTTTATTTTTCAAGCCGACAAAGTCGAACCAGCAAAATCAGGACAAAGAGTACCAATCGGTTTGCAAAAGTTATCATATAACGTATTCGACTTATCACATTTTTTGTTTGCATGGCATTCTTGGATAACAACTGCGACTGAAGATATGAGTAGTTTATTAATGCTAACCAAAAATGACAGTAATTCAAGTATTATTTCGGTGCAGGCAACTAACATCTGGTGCGGTGAAAAAACAGATTTGTGCGAAAAATATTTTACTGACGCACTAAACATCGCCAAAGTTGAAAAGCAAGATGAGAGCAATTTGAGTTATCATACATTAGTCCAGGCACCGCATTTACCACACGAAGGGGCGAATAACGTCTATGTCAAAAATGTACTGTTAACTAAAATTGATGATCATTTACTGAATGCATTGCATACCATGTTAAAATCTAGTGCAGTCATGGGTATTGAAGTGCGCGCTATTGATGGTCCTATAAATCAGTTGTCGCCTGATTTTGATGCTTGGTCATTTCGTGAGGCAACGTTGTTTGTTGCTATGTGGGGAGACATCACACAATCAGGTTTATTGAATCAATTATTCAAACCGCTACAAGAGCATGGATGTGGTGTGTATGGTGCTTATTCCAGTGATACCAGTAAGTCAGAAACAACAAAAGCATGGTCACGTGATACGCGTGAACGATTGCAAAAGGTTGTTAAAAAATATGATTCAAAACACATCATAAACCAATCTAGATATGCATAA
- a CDS encoding response regulator transcription factor — protein MTSKIMIVDNHFIIREGIKLIFESHSDYDVAYEAADGDEAIDIIKKSQVDLVLLDIKMPKKDGFEVMSFIHDHFPDLPVVVLSTFDNVVNIQRMLKLGAKGYLLKDASIETIFTTIDSAITGNMVLQNQISDILFSQNHTETSPGETQDYNLSEKELKILSRVARGVKIKLIALEMHLSERTIKSNLTDIYIKMNVSTGVQAVALAVKNNLIDID, from the coding sequence ATGACCAGTAAGATAATGATTGTTGATAATCATTTTATTATTCGTGAAGGAATTAAATTAATTTTTGAAAGTCATTCAGATTACGATGTTGCTTATGAAGCAGCTGATGGGGATGAAGCTATTGATATTATCAAGAAATCTCAAGTTGACTTAGTTCTATTAGACATTAAAATGCCTAAAAAGGATGGCTTTGAGGTTATGTCTTTCATTCATGATCATTTTCCGGACCTTCCTGTCGTGGTACTGTCAACCTTTGATAATGTTGTGAATATACAGCGGATGTTGAAGTTAGGAGCGAAGGGTTATTTATTAAAAGATGCTAGTATCGAAACGATTTTTACAACAATTGATAGTGCAATAACTGGAAACATGGTGTTACAAAACCAGATTTCAGACATTCTATTCTCTCAGAATCATACAGAAACAAGTCCAGGAGAAACACAAGACTACAATTTATCAGAAAAAGAACTTAAAATATTATCTCGTGTTGCTCGAGGGGTTAAAATTAAGCTCATTGCTCTAGAGATGCATCTTTCAGAACGGACTATAAAGTCTAATTTAACTGACATTTACATCAAAATGAACGTATCAACAGGAGTTCAAGCCGTGGCTTTAGCTGTTAAAAATAATCTGATTGATATTGATTAA
- a CDS encoding HIT family protein, with amino-acid sequence MIEEGTNPYFVAELETGYVVIGDHQYFEGYTLFLSKKHVTELHYLQTDFKRKFLEEMCLVNEAVALAFDAEKMNCELLGNGDAHVHWHLFPRHKNDTPTPGPVWWLNRKIMFNENNCPTQEKLTQLRNKLSRELKLVLRKSI; translated from the coding sequence ATGATTGAAGAAGGCACTAATCCTTACTTTGTTGCTGAACTAGAAACAGGGTATGTTGTTATTGGTGATCATCAATATTTTGAAGGATATACTTTGTTTTTGTCTAAAAAACACGTAACCGAGCTGCATTATTTACAAACAGATTTCAAACGCAAATTTTTGGAAGAAATGTGTCTTGTTAACGAAGCCGTTGCGCTAGCTTTTGACGCTGAAAAAATGAATTGTGAACTACTTGGTAACGGCGACGCACACGTCCATTGGCACTTATTCCCTAGGCACAAAAATGATACGCCAACACCAGGGCCAGTTTGGTGGTTAAACAGGAAAATCATGTTCAATGAAAATAACTGCCCAACACAAGAAAAACTTACGCAACTAAGAAACAAGCTGTCTAGGGAATTAAAATTAGTTCTTCGTAAAAGTATATAA
- a CDS encoding AraC family transcriptional regulator → MTINYSRSLVNQSLIIKRCAHELQTARYQYHDFLSIGIVEGGSCIANIDKVRHIKKNTLVIIPSQLVHWCQPIDIVNWRYTMLYIASNALEDQFNQPMTIKLTSRQMQQVKMIMDSAVYELSPTNILTKIINVLDDEEILSFWTVNSVENMETRRFESVQHYISNNFHSECKVETLANISGLSKYYFTRLFKETFHISPAKYLMNYRMNRAVKDLLDNTNLSMSEIAHQNGFFDESHFDKLFKQYHGVSPKKYQLQLS, encoded by the coding sequence ATGACAATTAATTACAGTAGAAGCCTTGTAAATCAGAGCCTAATTATAAAAAGATGCGCACACGAACTTCAAACTGCAAGATATCAATATCATGATTTTTTATCGATTGGCATTGTTGAAGGTGGCAGTTGTATTGCAAATATTGATAAAGTGAGGCACATTAAAAAGAATACTTTGGTCATTATTCCTAGTCAGTTAGTCCATTGGTGTCAGCCAATAGACATAGTGAACTGGCGCTACACGATGCTATATATAGCATCGAATGCACTTGAAGATCAGTTTAATCAACCAATGACGATTAAATTAACTAGCAGGCAAATGCAGCAGGTTAAAATGATTATGGATTCTGCTGTATATGAACTGTCTCCTACGAATATATTGACGAAAATCATTAATGTACTCGATGATGAAGAAATATTATCTTTTTGGACCGTGAATTCAGTAGAAAATATGGAGACTAGACGATTCGAAAGTGTTCAACATTATATTTCTAATAATTTTCATAGTGAGTGTAAAGTAGAGACACTAGCTAACATATCAGGATTGAGTAAATATTACTTTACTCGTTTGTTCAAAGAAACTTTTCATATCTCACCAGCAAAATATTTAATGAACTATCGTATGAATAGAGCTGTGAAGGACTTGTTAGATAATACAAATTTGTCGATGTCGGAAATTGCTCATCAAAATGGTTTTTTTGACGAAAGTCATTTTGACAAACTTTTCAAGCAATATCACGGTGTTTCACCAAAAAAGTATCAATTACAATTATCTTAA
- a CDS encoding helix-turn-helix domain-containing protein has translation MTNKNNYLNFLKHINKVNKTDLFSNSGNLQPIAIKLTQGLDLVIHDYSFDRYYGAITFSDQVLRLDFSYNGSVNLIKNNQETIFLEPGFLKIAQSFDDNNHYSSVSGQYQGITLLINRQKVSDDFIRLVGNDQLIDSITKYYLSDQDYILIKTEFIERFFKDFEAVEVTNQLQFLRLKIAELLLYLNSDEAHEAILPKTYFPTRDIKKIYAIHGYLLNHIGEKLTLQQLARQYDIGQTTMQKLFKATYYQSIHSFLMSARLEYACALLKDSQASITFIANEVGYMNTSKFSAFFKKEKQMTPKMYRQLYKN, from the coding sequence ATGACGAATAAAAATAACTATTTAAATTTTTTAAAACACATAAATAAAGTAAATAAAACCGATCTATTTAGTAATTCGGGAAATCTTCAACCAATTGCGATAAAGTTAACACAAGGCTTGGATTTGGTGATACATGACTATTCTTTCGATAGGTATTATGGGGCGATAACTTTTTCTGACCAAGTGTTGCGCTTAGATTTTTCCTACAATGGATCTGTTAACTTAATCAAAAATAATCAAGAGACAATTTTTCTGGAACCGGGTTTTTTGAAAATAGCTCAAAGTTTTGATGATAATAATCACTATTCTAGCGTTAGTGGCCAATATCAAGGCATTACATTGCTGATCAATCGCCAGAAAGTTAGTGACGATTTTATAAGGCTTGTTGGTAATGACCAGCTAATTGATAGCATTACTAAGTATTATTTATCCGACCAAGATTATATCTTGATAAAAACAGAGTTTATTGAACGGTTTTTTAAAGATTTTGAAGCGGTTGAAGTAACGAATCAATTGCAATTTTTACGATTGAAAATAGCGGAATTATTATTATATCTTAATTCAGATGAGGCGCACGAAGCTATTTTACCGAAAACTTATTTTCCAACAAGAGATATTAAGAAAATTTATGCTATTCATGGCTATTTGCTGAATCACATCGGTGAAAAGTTAACTTTGCAGCAGTTGGCTAGACAATATGATATTGGTCAAACGACCATGCAGAAATTGTTTAAAGCCACATATTACCAGTCAATTCACAGTTTCTTGATGTCTGCGCGCTTGGAATATGCCTGTGCTTTACTAAAGGATAGTCAGGCCAGTATTACTTTTATTGCCAACGAAGTTGGTTATATGAATACAAGTAAGTTCTCAGCCTTTTTTAAAAAGGAAAAACAAATGACACCTAAAATGTATCGTCAACTTTATAAAAACTAA
- a CDS encoding DUF2000 domain-containing protein → MENFAKKEKLKMKMKCVVIVDPELPIGLVANTASILGRSLGKAHPEINGEDTYDKNDQLYPGIVNIPIPILKADSNKINEIHRQANQYEEIEVISFVDVAQQVNNYEEYKAKLKQSTDEDLNFLGICLYGSEKKVNHFSGSLPMLR, encoded by the coding sequence ATGGAAAATTTTGCAAAGAAGGAAAAATTAAAAATGAAAATGAAGTGTGTTGTAATAGTAGATCCTGAACTGCCAATTGGTCTGGTTGCCAATACAGCAAGCATATTAGGTCGTTCATTAGGAAAAGCGCATCCTGAAATCAACGGAGAAGATACTTACGATAAAAATGATCAACTTTACCCTGGCATTGTCAATATCCCTATTCCTATTTTAAAAGCTGATTCAAATAAAATTAACGAGATTCACCGTCAAGCTAACCAGTATGAAGAAATTGAGGTTATTTCGTTTGTGGACGTAGCACAACAAGTCAATAATTATGAAGAATATAAAGCAAAGCTCAAGCAGAGTACAGATGAGGATCTTAACTTTTTGGGGATTTGTTTATATGGCAGCGAAAAGAAAGTCAATCATTTTAGCGGCAGCTTACCAATGTTAAGATAA